Proteins from a single region of Hydra vulgaris chromosome 12, alternate assembly HydraT2T_AEP:
- the LOC136088784 gene encoding uncharacterized protein LOC136088784 → MAVESGSLSLRAAAQEYTISKSSLQRKIKINTEISYSNLYFDEQHKYIFNKTQEDELSIYLCQASNMHYGLDVRETKQLAYQYAIKNDIKIPENWKMSETAGTEWFYLFLNLTKLSIRTPEATSLSQTTSFNRTNVDTFFKNLDSVQKCYNFSADCIYNIDETGLTTVHKPVKVIAGKGVKQVGQVTSAERGTLVTMVGCNALGNFIPRFLIFPCVHFRSHML, encoded by the coding sequence ATGGCTGTCGAATCTGGCAGTTTATCACTACGAGCAGCTGCACAAGAGTATACAATTTCAAAATCAAGTTTACAGCggaaaataaagattaatacaGAAATTTCTTACAGTAACTTATACTTTGATgaacaacataaatatatttttaataagacaCAAGAAGATGAACTTTCAATATATCTTTGTCAAGCATCTAATATGCATTATGGACTTGATGTTAGAGAAACAAAGCAACTTGCATATcaatatgcaattaaaaatgacattaaaatacCAGAAAACTGGAAAATGAGTGAAACAGCTGGAACTGAatggttttatttattcttaaatcttACAAAATTATCCATTCGTACGCCAGAAGCTACCAGCCTCAGTCAAACAACTAGTTTCAATCGCACAAATGTAGATACTTTCTTCAAAAACCTTGATAGTGTGCAGAAGTGCTATAACTTTTCTGCTGATTGCATTTACAATATTGATGAAACAGGTCTGACAACTGTTCATAAGCCAGTGAAAGTGATTGCTGGTAAAGGAGTAAAGCAAGTAGGACAGGTAACTTCTGCTGAAAGGGGAACTTTAGTTACAATGGTGGGTTGCAATGCCCTTGGAAATTTTATTCCACGGTTTTTGATATTTCCTTGTGTCCACTTTCGTAGCCATATGCTTTAA